The Niastella koreensis GR20-10 genome includes a window with the following:
- a CDS encoding ABC transporter permease: MSNSPENKQLIALKKFLKENLSLVQLLGWLIIFVIWYLITNFGLINTHVLPTPQKTLNALSEMSKEDHLGDNILFSVRINLIGYLKCIVGAIVFGFAIGLNPTLRKMFSHQINALRFVPITAMMGIFIAISGLTLATKINFLAFGIWVYLVPVVVQRIDEVSNTHLQMMKTLGASAWQTLVHVQWRSVIARLSDDIRILVGISWTYIIVAELAGIQGGLGSLIFLGERQSNVGKVYAVIFIIVAIGIIQDLIFKIIDRILFKFKYQ, translated from the coding sequence ATGTCAAACAGCCCGGAAAATAAACAGCTGATAGCGCTGAAAAAATTCCTGAAAGAAAATCTTTCACTGGTGCAATTACTGGGATGGTTGATCATTTTCGTGATCTGGTACCTGATCACAAATTTTGGCCTTATCAATACCCACGTATTACCCACTCCTCAAAAAACGCTAAATGCCCTGAGCGAGATGAGTAAAGAGGATCATCTTGGTGACAACATCCTCTTTTCTGTTCGCATCAACCTGATAGGTTATCTAAAATGTATTGTAGGCGCCATTGTTTTTGGGTTCGCCATTGGCCTGAACCCAACTTTAAGAAAAATGTTCAGTCACCAGATCAATGCACTCCGTTTTGTACCTATCACAGCCATGATGGGGATCTTCATAGCGATAAGTGGATTGACCTTAGCTACCAAGATCAATTTCCTTGCTTTTGGTATCTGGGTATACCTGGTGCCGGTGGTGGTTCAAAGGATCGATGAAGTATCTAACACGCACCTGCAAATGATGAAAACCCTGGGCGCCTCTGCATGGCAAACCCTCGTGCATGTACAATGGAGATCGGTGATCGCACGCCTGTCCGATGACATCCGGATCCTGGTAGGCATCAGCTGGACGTATATCATCGTTGCAGAGCTGGCCGGTATTCAGGGTGGACTGGGCAGTCTTATCTTCCTGGGTGAAAGACAGAGCAACGTAGGAAAGGTGTATGCCGTGATTTTTATAATAGTTGCTATTGGCATTATCCAGGACCTTATATTCAAGATCATAGACAGAATATTATTCAAATTCAAATACCAATAG
- a CDS encoding phosphate ABC transporter substrate-binding/OmpA family protein, producing the protein MELTPKGRQTVKAIRNLAILLAVLGIGYIVIKKFGTSKDGKVAIGGTSSGKPDLVLAYNTFTGVEGIVLMNGGMDPNENSDLYKNFGIKLQIKQMDAVKDTRSGLHAGDLDLVYCTTDALPVEMGSSSELRSDDVVQIMQVNQSHGADAVVVRKGINEVGDLKGKKIAYAVGTASHTLLLNVLETANMKMSDIDGYQVADGVEAATAFKNGQCDAALVWAPDDEDCVAALPGAKVLVSSAVASQIIADGLLVKKTVLDQKRALISKLVKAWLQGNARINTDAAAKKEATALFAKGFKFPEDVAAKSADKVYFSTLGDNINFFGLNSTYTGMTGERMYGRMAVKYTEIGLAKSPAPWRNVSDPSIIQELMNDQDFTKDTKQEAAKAVAFQAPTQEMKTQEAQSSKIVKLEFPSNSAQLTDDNVATLDREVKELIQGFEKAYVRIEGNTDNTGQAKTNDRLSLDRANAVVHYLVNEYHLDKNKFIVIGNGSKKPVPGCEDNQDEACKARNRRTEFQFIWKKSDATAAQ; encoded by the coding sequence ATGGAATTAACACCTAAAGGTCGCCAGACCGTGAAAGCAATTCGTAACCTGGCAATTCTGCTCGCCGTATTGGGAATAGGCTATATAGTTATTAAAAAATTTGGCACATCAAAAGATGGCAAGGTAGCTATTGGCGGAACAAGCAGCGGCAAACCAGATCTGGTACTTGCGTACAACACATTTACCGGAGTTGAAGGTATTGTATTAATGAACGGAGGAATGGACCCCAACGAGAATAGTGATCTGTACAAAAATTTCGGAATCAAGCTCCAGATCAAACAGATGGACGCCGTAAAAGATACAAGAAGCGGTCTGCACGCAGGAGACCTTGATCTTGTTTATTGTACTACCGACGCGCTTCCCGTTGAAATGGGTTCAAGCAGTGAACTGCGTTCAGATGATGTAGTGCAGATCATGCAGGTTAACCAGAGCCATGGCGCGGATGCCGTTGTGGTTCGTAAAGGTATAAACGAAGTGGGCGACCTGAAAGGAAAGAAAATTGCCTACGCAGTTGGTACCGCCTCACATACTTTATTGCTGAATGTACTGGAAACTGCCAACATGAAGATGTCCGATATCGACGGCTACCAGGTGGCAGATGGCGTTGAAGCAGCTACTGCCTTTAAAAACGGGCAATGTGATGCTGCGCTTGTATGGGCGCCCGATGATGAGGATTGCGTAGCGGCTTTACCTGGTGCAAAAGTACTGGTGAGCAGCGCTGTGGCAAGCCAGATCATTGCCGATGGACTTCTGGTAAAGAAAACAGTGCTCGATCAAAAAAGAGCGCTCATTTCAAAACTGGTGAAGGCCTGGTTGCAGGGCAATGCCAGGATCAATACAGATGCCGCTGCTAAAAAAGAAGCGACAGCACTTTTTGCAAAAGGGTTCAAATTCCCCGAAGATGTTGCCGCAAAATCTGCCGACAAAGTATATTTCTCGACGTTAGGTGATAATATAAATTTCTTCGGCCTGAACAGCACCTACACAGGTATGACAGGTGAAAGAATGTATGGAAGAATGGCGGTAAAATATACCGAGATCGGTCTGGCTAAATCGCCTGCTCCCTGGAGAAATGTGTCAGACCCTTCGATTATCCAGGAATTGATGAACGACCAGGATTTTACCAAAGACACCAAACAGGAAGCAGCAAAGGCGGTGGCTTTTCAGGCGCCTACCCAGGAAATGAAAACACAGGAAGCACAAAGCAGCAAGATCGTAAAACTGGAGTTCCCCAGTAATTCGGCCCAGCTTACAGATGATAACGTTGCAACGCTTGACAGGGAAGTAAAAGAATTGATCCAGGGTTTTGAAAAAGCATATGTACGTATAGAAGGTAACACAGATAATACAGGCCAGGCAAAAACCAATGATCGCTTATCGCTCGACAGGGCAAATGCTGTTGTGCACTACCTGGTAAATGAGTATCACCTCGACAAAAACAAGTTTATTGTTATAGGCAACGGGTCAAAAAAACCGGTACCTGGCTGTGAAGATAACCAGGATGAAGCCTGCAAGGCCCGCAACCGCCGCACAGAATTCCAGTTTATCTGGAAAAAGTCTGACGCAACGGCAGCCCAATAA
- a CDS encoding (Fe-S)-binding protein: protein MQIRTVAEMTAAGTAPEILFWVGCSGSFDQRAQKITKAFATILTKVGINFAVLGKEECCTGDPARRAGNEFMFQMMAYQNIQTLNNYGIKKIVTACPHCFNILKNEYPELGGTYEVIHHTTFLQQLIDEGKIKLKEGGAFKGKRITYHDSCYLGRANDIYEAPRKVLEALDAELVEMKRCRTKGLCCGAGGAQMFKEEEKGNLRINQERIQEALSTESNIVASACPFCNTMLTDGVKLKEKEESVKVLDVAELVAASME, encoded by the coding sequence ATGCAAATACGAACTGTTGCTGAAATGACTGCTGCCGGTACCGCGCCGGAAATCTTATTCTGGGTTGGCTGTTCAGGAAGTTTTGATCAACGGGCGCAAAAGATCACTAAAGCTTTTGCAACCATTCTTACCAAAGTTGGGATCAATTTTGCCGTGTTGGGTAAAGAAGAATGCTGTACCGGAGACCCTGCGCGCCGGGCCGGTAATGAATTTATGTTCCAGATGATGGCCTACCAGAATATTCAAACCCTGAATAACTATGGCATCAAAAAAATAGTAACCGCCTGCCCTCACTGTTTTAACATTCTCAAAAACGAATATCCCGAACTGGGCGGTACTTATGAGGTAATACACCATACCACCTTTTTACAGCAATTAATAGACGAAGGTAAAATAAAATTAAAAGAAGGCGGGGCCTTTAAAGGCAAACGCATCACCTACCACGACAGTTGCTACCTGGGCCGGGCCAATGATATTTACGAGGCGCCGCGCAAGGTACTGGAAGCGCTGGATGCCGAACTGGTTGAAATGAAACGCTGCCGTACCAAAGGTTTGTGCTGTGGGGCCGGTGGCGCACAAATGTTCAAGGAAGAAGAAAAAGGCAACCTGCGCATAAACCAGGAGCGCATACAGGAAGCATTGAGTACCGAATCGAACATTGTAGCATCTGCCTGTCCGTTCTGTAACACCATGCTTACCGATGGCGTGAAATTAAAGGAGAAAGAAGAATCAGTAAAAGTGCTCGATGTGGCCGAACTGGTAGCTGCAAGCATGGAGTAA
- a CDS encoding S10 family peptidase yields MRKNLLLLAFLTGIAISLHAQRRSERPDTEPMPPKVAAKPAENNNANTIRLALDSSVTTSNAITIKGQRVPYTATAGTIPVWDENGKPLAGVFYTYYERSDVKDLAARPLVISFNGGPGTSSVWMEIGYTGPRMLKIDDEGYPIQPYGLRDNPHSILDVADIVYVDPVNTGFSRPADKDIPPATFFGVNADIKYLAGWISTFVSRYKRWASPKFLIGESYGTTRVSGLALELQNNQWMYLNGVILVSPTDLGIERNGPVDAALSLPYYAATAWYHKKLPSDLQSKDLNALLPEVETFTINELLPALAKGGSLTDAERTAIAAKMSRYSGLSQEFIIQNNLEILTSAFWKELLRDKGYTIGRLDSRYLGIDRKDAGITPDYNAELNSWLHAFTPAINMYLRDELKYKTDLKYYMFGPVHPWDRSNDHTGENLRQAIAENPFLHVLVQSGYFDGACDYFNAKYSLWQIDAAGKLKGRLSWEGYRSGHMMYLRKEDLATANQHLRDFILKAIPGDKPAKY; encoded by the coding sequence ATGAGAAAAAATTTGCTACTCCTGGCATTCCTCACAGGTATTGCCATATCACTACATGCCCAAAGACGATCCGAAAGGCCCGATACGGAACCCATGCCGCCGAAAGTAGCGGCAAAACCGGCCGAAAATAACAACGCTAATACCATCCGCCTGGCGCTCGACAGCAGTGTAACCACCTCTAATGCCATTACCATTAAGGGACAACGTGTGCCCTATACGGCAACGGCAGGTACTATTCCGGTGTGGGATGAGAATGGCAAACCGCTTGCTGGTGTGTTTTATACCTATTATGAAAGATCAGATGTAAAAGACCTGGCTGCCCGCCCGCTGGTAATTTCTTTTAACGGTGGTCCCGGCACTTCGTCGGTTTGGATGGAGATCGGTTATACAGGACCGCGGATGCTGAAGATAGATGATGAAGGCTATCCCATTCAACCCTATGGACTGAGAGATAACCCGCATTCCATCCTGGATGTGGCCGATATTGTGTACGTTGATCCGGTGAATACCGGGTTTTCCCGTCCGGCCGATAAAGACATTCCACCCGCTACATTTTTTGGTGTGAACGCCGATATTAAATACCTCGCCGGTTGGATCAGCACTTTTGTAAGCCGCTACAAACGCTGGGCTTCGCCTAAATTCCTTATCGGTGAAAGTTATGGCACCACCCGGGTATCGGGACTGGCGCTGGAATTACAGAATAACCAGTGGATGTATTTGAACGGCGTGATCCTGGTTTCGCCTACCGACCTGGGCATCGAGCGCAATGGCCCTGTAGATGCAGCATTAAGCCTGCCTTATTATGCCGCCACAGCCTGGTATCACAAAAAATTACCCTCCGATCTGCAAAGCAAAGACCTCAATGCCCTGTTGCCCGAGGTAGAGACTTTTACGATCAATGAACTGTTACCCGCATTGGCCAAGGGTGGTAGCTTAACGGATGCAGAAAGAACCGCCATTGCGGCTAAAATGTCGCGGTATTCGGGTTTGTCACAGGAGTTTATTATCCAGAACAACCTGGAAATACTTACTTCAGCCTTCTGGAAAGAATTGTTACGCGATAAAGGCTATACCATTGGCCGCCTCGATAGCCGCTACCTGGGAATTGACCGGAAAGATGCAGGTATTACACCCGACTATAATGCGGAACTCAACTCCTGGTTACATGCATTTACCCCTGCCATCAATATGTATTTGCGCGATGAGTTGAAGTATAAGACCGACTTAAAGTATTATATGTTTGGCCCTGTACATCCCTGGGACCGGTCAAACGACCACACGGGGGAGAACCTTCGTCAGGCTATTGCGGAGAACCCGTTCCTGCATGTGTTGGTACAGAGTGGCTATTTTGACGGCGCCTGTGATTATTTCAACGCCAAATACAGTTTATGGCAGATAGATGCGGCTGGTAAATTAAAAGGCCGCCTGTCGTGGGAAGGATACCGCAGCGGTCATATGATGTATTTGCGAAAGGAAGACCTGGCTACGGCCAATCAGCACTTGCGTGATTTTATTTTGAAAGCGATTCCTGGTGACAAACCGGCGAAGTATTAA
- a CDS encoding winged helix-turn-helix transcriptional regulator has translation MKKSSGSKDTSNYFIFASGKNRNDMRSDCPLNYGIEIFGDKWSLLIIRDLMFFGKRYYNEFLGSAEGIATNLLADRLTMLEKEKIIKKEKDSLHKQRFVYSLTEKGIDLLPIILSIGLWSDKYATIKLNPERDIIIGCAKKGLQQGVAKMKKKLTQEHTSKLKS, from the coding sequence TTGAAAAAATCAAGTGGCAGCAAAGATACGTCAAACTACTTTATATTTGCAAGTGGTAAAAACAGGAACGATATGCGCTCTGACTGCCCCCTGAATTATGGCATTGAAATCTTTGGTGATAAGTGGTCGTTGCTGATCATCCGCGACCTTATGTTTTTTGGCAAACGGTATTACAACGAGTTCCTGGGTTCTGCCGAAGGCATTGCCACTAACTTACTGGCCGACAGGCTGACTATGCTGGAGAAAGAAAAGATCATTAAAAAAGAAAAAGACAGCCTGCACAAACAACGCTTTGTGTATAGCCTTACCGAAAAAGGCATCGACCTGCTGCCCATTATCCTGAGCATTGGGTTATGGTCGGATAAATATGCTACCATCAAGCTTAATCCCGAGCGGGATATTATAATTGGTTGTGCAAAGAAAGGCCTCCAACAGGGAGTTGCCAAAATGAAAAAGAAATTAACACAGGAACACACCAGCAAGTTGAAAAGTTGA
- the fabF gene encoding beta-ketoacyl-ACP synthase II: protein MKRVVITGLGALTPLGNNVQAFINNLWKGTSGAAPITRFNAERFRTKFACELKDYDVKTLLDKKEIKNSDLFTQYALVAADEAIKDSGLDFSSMDPFDIGVIWGSGQGGMQTFEEQVSEYIEGDRNPRFSPFFVPKLIANMASGMISIKYRLMGINYTTVSACATSNTAIMDALNYIRMGKAKVFITGGSEAPITEASIGGFCAMKAMSVRNDDPATGSRPFDVNRDGFVMGEGAGALVLEEYEHARQRGAKIYAEVAGAAMTADAWHMTATHPEGLGAFHGMRLALQDAGLTSDQVDYVNMHATSTPVGDISEINAITKMFGNDLGRVHLSATKSMTGHLLGAAGAIEAIASIASINEGLIPPTINTRDLDPELPAGIQIVLKEPLKKEVNVAMSNTFGFGGHNGIVVFKKI, encoded by the coding sequence ATGAAAAGAGTGGTTATTACCGGTTTGGGCGCGCTGACGCCCCTCGGCAACAATGTACAGGCTTTTATAAATAATTTATGGAAGGGTACCAGCGGGGCTGCACCCATAACCCGTTTTAATGCAGAGCGATTTAGAACAAAGTTTGCCTGTGAGTTGAAAGATTACGATGTAAAGACCCTGCTTGATAAAAAAGAAATAAAGAATTCAGACCTGTTCACCCAATATGCCCTGGTGGCGGCCGATGAGGCCATCAAAGATTCCGGCCTCGATTTCAGCAGCATGGACCCCTTTGATATTGGGGTGATCTGGGGATCAGGACAGGGCGGCATGCAAACTTTTGAAGAACAGGTGAGCGAATATATTGAGGGTGACAGAAATCCCCGGTTCAGCCCATTCTTTGTGCCCAAACTGATTGCCAACATGGCTTCGGGCATGATCTCCATTAAATACCGGTTAATGGGCATTAACTATACTACAGTATCGGCTTGCGCTACTTCCAATACCGCTATCATGGATGCGCTGAATTACATCAGGATGGGTAAAGCCAAAGTGTTTATCACCGGCGGATCGGAAGCGCCCATAACGGAAGCCTCCATTGGCGGTTTCTGTGCCATGAAAGCCATGTCGGTGCGGAATGATGATCCTGCTACGGGATCGAGACCATTTGATGTAAACCGCGATGGATTTGTAATGGGCGAGGGGGCCGGCGCCCTGGTACTGGAAGAGTATGAACATGCCCGCCAGCGGGGTGCAAAGATCTATGCGGAAGTGGCTGGTGCAGCCATGACAGCCGATGCCTGGCATATGACCGCTACCCATCCTGAAGGCCTGGGCGCTTTTCACGGTATGCGGCTGGCGTTGCAGGATGCAGGCCTGACTTCGGACCAGGTAGATTATGTAAATATGCACGCAACATCTACTCCCGTAGGTGACATAAGCGAAATAAACGCCATCACAAAAATGTTTGGCAATGATCTGGGCCGGGTTCACCTGAGCGCTACCAAATCAATGACCGGCCATTTGCTGGGCGCTGCCGGCGCTATTGAAGCTATTGCTTCTATAGCAAGTATAAACGAAGGCTTGATCCCACCCACTATCAATACCCGGGACCTCGATCCTGAATTACCCGCTGGCATTCAGATCGTATTAAAAGAGCCATTGAAGAAAGAAGTGAATGTGGCAATGAGTAACACCTTTGGCTTTGGCGGACATAATGGGATTGTGGTGTTTAAGAAAATTTAA
- a CDS encoding carbohydrate-binding family 9-like protein, whose amino-acid sequence MNFLRVPYLSGIDQHTPLHEISLVLDAAPKHQLVYAPWAEYPYHPEVHFSIAHSSDAVFIKYFVKEKTIRAVNYTLNSPVYNDSCVEFFIGFKNEPAYYNFEFNCIGTPLIGYGEDRTNRRLLPADISQQIKYKSVLTNDQDREAVGWELTLLIPVTAFYYHHLPSLKGQHCVANFYKCGDELPEPHFVSWSNIEWPQPNFHLRQFFGTLEFE is encoded by the coding sequence ATGAATTTTCTGCGTGTTCCTTATTTGAGTGGCATAGATCAACATACTCCATTACATGAGATCTCATTGGTGCTGGATGCAGCGCCAAAGCATCAGCTCGTGTATGCGCCCTGGGCCGAATATCCTTATCACCCCGAAGTACACTTCTCCATAGCACATAGCAGCGATGCCGTATTCATAAAATACTTTGTAAAGGAAAAAACCATCAGGGCCGTTAATTATACCCTGAACTCACCCGTGTATAACGACAGCTGCGTGGAGTTTTTTATTGGCTTTAAAAATGAACCCGCCTACTATAATTTTGAGTTCAATTGCATTGGTACGCCGTTGATAGGTTATGGTGAAGATAGAACGAACCGCCGGTTGTTGCCAGCTGATATCAGTCAGCAGATAAAATACAAGTCGGTTCTCACCAATGATCAAGACCGGGAAGCCGTAGGGTGGGAGTTAACCCTATTGATACCTGTAACCGCGTTTTATTATCATCACCTGCCATCATTGAAAGGGCAGCATTGCGTGGCTAATTTTTATAAATGTGGCGATGAGTTGCCCGAACCGCATTTTGTATCCTGGTCGAATATTGAGTGGCCGCAACCAAACTTTCATTTACGCCAGTTTTTTGGCACCCTTGAATTTGAATAA
- a CDS encoding DUF6089 family protein, whose amino-acid sequence MRKLLLLSMFCPVIALSQQRFHVTLFGGLSNYAGDLQDHRFTLQQSNFAFGAGLKYDITPHFAARLAYNHATIEGDDKKSSDPVLQARNLSFISRINEGSLLFEYTPLNMEDYLISPFVYGGVTVFHFNPYAYDSIGNKIYLKPLSTEGQGLAADRKPYNLTQFAIPVGIGVKFRINDNTVLAYELSARKTFTDYLDDVSTTYFDQATLAAAHGQKAVEMAYRGNELKNGNPNYPDQGVIRGGSKYKDWYYFTGFTLYIGIGGGNGGGPFSGGTRGGRNQLGCPRVL is encoded by the coding sequence ATGCGAAAACTTTTGCTATTAAGCATGTTTTGCCCTGTAATTGCGCTATCACAACAACGTTTTCATGTAACCTTGTTTGGCGGTTTGTCTAATTATGCGGGTGATCTGCAGGACCACAGATTTACCTTACAACAATCGAATTTTGCTTTTGGCGCCGGTCTTAAGTACGACATAACGCCTCATTTTGCAGCACGGCTGGCGTATAATCACGCGACTATTGAGGGGGACGATAAAAAAAGCAGTGACCCGGTATTACAGGCACGTAACCTGAGCTTTATTTCCAGGATCAATGAAGGAAGCCTGCTGTTTGAGTATACCCCGTTGAATATGGAGGATTATCTCATTTCTCCTTTTGTTTATGGCGGTGTAACGGTATTTCACTTCAACCCATATGCATATGACTCCATTGGTAATAAAATTTACCTGAAACCGCTGAGTACCGAAGGGCAGGGTTTGGCGGCTGACCGCAAACCTTACAACTTAACCCAGTTTGCTATTCCCGTTGGTATTGGGGTAAAATTCAGAATAAATGACAATACCGTTCTGGCATATGAGTTAAGCGCCCGTAAAACGTTTACCGATTACCTGGATGATGTAAGCACCACCTATTTTGACCAGGCTACCCTGGCCGCAGCGCATGGTCAAAAAGCCGTGGAAATGGCATACCGCGGTAATGAATTGAAAAATGGCAATCCCAACTATCCCGATCAGGGAGTTATCCGCGGTGGTTCAAAATATAAAGACTGGTATTATTTTACCGGTTTTACCCTGTACATTGGAATAGGCGGCGGCAATGGCGGTGGTCCGTTTAGCGGCGGTACCCGCGGCGGAAGAAATCAGCTGGGTTGCCCCAGAGTGCTGTAG
- a CDS encoding menaquinone biosynthesis decarboxylase, whose product MSYRNQQHFIDTLEQAGELVRIKAYVDPKLEIAEITDRISKTTGGGKALLFENTGYDFPVLMNAYGSEKRMCLALGVQHLDDVARDIESLFHLLASPKESIIDKLKVLPKLSQFASWMPKVKSGRGACQEVVMDKPDISKLPVITCWPKDGGPFVTLPVIHTKDPNTHTRNVGMYRMQVFGPALTGMHWHKHKVSAKHFNEYKKLSKRMPVAVALGGDPAYAYSATAPLPENVDEYMLAGFLRKKKVELVKCITQPEIEVPADADFVIEGYVDPNDELIWEGPFGDHTGYYSLPDWYPRFHITAITHKIDAVYPATIVGIPPQEDAWLGKATERIFLAPIKMTMVPEIIDMDMPVEGVFHNLVITKIKKEYAGQGQKVMNAMWGAGQMMFNKILVLADEGVKIQDYAKLAEYVFANMNPATDIYLSNGPMDVLDHSCSKLGFGGKMFIDGSKKFDEERDDSFEFPILSSRFDKKLMQQQFPEIRGINEALPAIHIPCLVISVEKNRKGHIRELHQQICNTGMIEGIKMVLYVEHTVNANDLAVALWRFCNNLDPRRDSILVQQPSRQMPGKTWACMGLDGTIKTAALDDFQRDWPNIIVADDKTIASVDAKWNTLGLGEFIPSPSLKFKDQMYGEEAVVS is encoded by the coding sequence ATGTCATATCGTAATCAGCAACATTTTATTGATACATTGGAGCAGGCAGGTGAATTGGTTCGTATCAAAGCCTACGTAGACCCCAAATTAGAAATAGCAGAAATTACAGATAGGATTAGTAAAACTACGGGTGGCGGCAAAGCCCTGTTGTTTGAAAATACCGGCTACGATTTTCCGGTGCTTATGAATGCGTACGGCAGCGAAAAACGCATGTGTTTGGCGCTGGGCGTTCAACACCTCGATGATGTGGCCCGGGATATTGAAAGCTTATTCCATTTACTGGCTTCTCCTAAAGAAAGCATTATAGATAAACTAAAGGTACTACCCAAATTATCGCAGTTTGCTTCCTGGATGCCCAAAGTAAAAAGTGGCAGAGGCGCCTGTCAGGAAGTGGTGATGGACAAACCCGATATTTCAAAACTGCCCGTGATCACCTGCTGGCCAAAAGATGGCGGTCCGTTTGTGACCCTGCCTGTTATTCATACAAAAGATCCGAATACACATACCCGCAATGTAGGCATGTACCGCATGCAGGTGTTTGGACCTGCTTTAACCGGTATGCACTGGCATAAACATAAAGTAAGCGCCAAACATTTTAATGAATATAAAAAGCTGAGCAAAAGAATGCCGGTGGCGGTAGCATTGGGTGGCGACCCGGCCTATGCTTATTCAGCAACTGCGCCGTTGCCTGAAAATGTGGATGAATATATGCTCGCCGGTTTTCTGCGAAAGAAAAAGGTGGAGCTGGTAAAATGTATTACACAACCGGAAATAGAAGTACCGGCCGATGCTGATTTTGTAATAGAAGGCTATGTTGACCCCAATGACGAACTGATCTGGGAAGGCCCATTCGGCGATCATACCGGGTATTATTCACTGCCCGACTGGTACCCGCGCTTTCATATCACTGCCATTACCCACAAGATAGATGCAGTGTATCCCGCTACCATTGTAGGCATACCTCCGCAGGAAGACGCCTGGCTGGGTAAAGCCACTGAACGTATTTTCCTGGCGCCGATAAAAATGACCATGGTGCCCGAAATTATTGATATGGATATGCCTGTAGAAGGCGTTTTTCATAACCTGGTTATAACAAAGATCAAAAAGGAATATGCCGGTCAGGGACAAAAAGTAATGAATGCCATGTGGGGCGCCGGTCAAATGATGTTTAATAAGATCCTGGTGCTGGCCGATGAAGGTGTGAAGATCCAGGACTACGCAAAACTGGCGGAATATGTATTCGCCAATATGAACCCGGCAACCGATATCTATTTGTCAAACGGACCTATGGATGTGTTGGACCACAGTTGCAGCAAACTGGGTTTTGGCGGTAAAATGTTTATTGATGGTTCCAAAAAATTTGATGAAGAAAGGGACGATTCATTTGAGTTTCCCATCTTAAGCAGCCGGTTCGATAAAAAATTAATGCAGCAGCAATTCCCTGAAATAAGAGGTATTAATGAGGCATTGCCAGCTATCCATATTCCCTGCCTGGTTATCTCTGTTGAGAAGAACCGCAAAGGGCATATTCGTGAGCTGCATCAGCAGATATGCAATACCGGCATGATAGAAGGAATAAAGATGGTGTTGTATGTGGAGCATACGGTAAATGCCAATGACCTGGCTGTAGCTTTATGGCGTTTCTGCAATAACCTCGATCCCCGCAGGGATAGCATCCTGGTACAACAACCTTCCCGGCAAATGCCTGGTAAAACCTGGGCCTGCATGGGATTGGATGGCACCATAAAAACTGCGGCGCTGGACGATTTTCAGCGCGACTGGCCAAACATCATTGTAGCCGACGATAAAACCATTGCATCGGTTGATGCCAAATGGAATACATTAGGATTGGGTGAGTTTATTCCTTCCCCTTCTTTGAAATTCAAGGACCAGATGTACGGGGAAGAAGCTGTTGTTAGTTAG